DNA from Algisphaera agarilytica:
GGCCTCGCCCATACGGAACTGCCAGCCTGGGCGGCCGGTGCGGGGGCAGTCCAGCGGCAGCTCGGCGATGCGCGGTGGGGCGGCGCCATCGGCCGTCTCGCAGTACAGGAGTTCGCTGGGGTTGATGCGTGCCAGCTCGTCGCCGACCTCGGCCGCAGCGACGGTGACGAGCTGGAACGCCCCGGTGCTCAGCTCAGCCCAGGCGATCGACGCGGTGTCGTCTCCATGAAACACCACCGAGGCGCAGGGGTTGACCTGCTCGTCGTTCAGCAGCGATTCGTCGGTCAGCGTCCCGGGGGTGACGACGCGGGTGACGTCGCGCTTCACCACGCCCTTGGCCTGCGAGGCCTCTTCGACCTGATCGCAGATCGCCACGCGGTAGCCCGCCTGGACCATCCTTCGGAGGTAGCCCTCGACGCTGTGGTACGGCACGCCCGCCATGGGCACGCCCGCGGTCCGTTGGGTCAGCGTGACGCCGAGCACGCGGTGGGCCAGCTCCGCGTCGTCGAAGAACATCTCGTAGAAGTCGCCCATCCGGAAAAACAGCACGCAGCCGGGGTGCTGCTCTTTGAACTGCTTGAACTGCCGCATGGCCGGGGTGTCGGTCGGGTCGGACTTCTTGGCCATCGGCTTGTTCGGCTTGGGTGGATTCTGCGGTTTGGAGTCGGTCGAGGCGGGCATGAAGCCACCACTTTAGCGGGTCCGCCGGGGGTTATCGATTGCCGAGGGCTTGCCCGGGCCCGGGATGAATTGAATGGTCTGAACAAGGTCAGGAATTCAACCATTGTCTGTATCAGGGGACAGCCATGCTTAAACGTTATGAATTGGACGCTATCGCCACCGAACCCGAAGAAGGAATCCAGTGGGAGGCCACAGATTCGTCTCGCCGCGGGGTCGGCCTGAAGGGGCACCTGCTGAGCGGCACGATCGCCGCGGCCATCGTGATGGTGGTCGCCAGCTGGGTGGGGGGCGAATTCTCCCAGGCCGAGGCCGCGGGAGCGACTCAGATCCGCATCGCCGAGGCTCAGGCGGACGAGCAGACCCAAAACCGAAGCCGCGCCTGGGGTGTCGAGGGTTCGGCCAATCAAGACCACGCCTGGGTCTTTCAGGATTAACCAGGCCCTGTTGCCTTAGGAGAGCCCGGCATGACCGATCAACGAAACGAAACCGAGGCGGTATCGCCGTGGGCCGGCGCATTGGGGATCGCTCTGGTGTTGGGCTTGGGGTTGACCGCGCTGCTGGGCACCGCCTCGACGCCGCCCCCGGCCGAGGCGCAGACGCCCACGCTTCAAGCCGCCGAGCCGGCGGACCCGCCGGTGGTGTCGCTGTATGCGGAATCCGGATCGCACACGCCGTCGGACACGCCCGCCCCGCGGCCCGCTGAGCCGCTTACGAGCCTGTTCGACTCCGACTAAGCGCCACCGCTTCACCCCCTCGGCCTCTTCGCCAAGGTCCGTTACACTCCCGGGGTGTCGCCCCGCCCATCCGAGAACAAGCTGTTCAACGACGATCCGTCCGGCGCTCCGCCGTCCGAGGCGGTGGGTTATGCGTTGGTGTCGCTCGAACGCAGCATCGACAGCGCTGACGGCGGGTTTACCTATGCCGTGCCGCCGGAGTTGGCGGACTTGGCGGTGGGCGATCGGGTGACGGTGCCGCTGGGCCGGGGCAACAAGCCGACCGGCGGGATCGTCGTAGGCCTGGTCGAGACGCCCGACACCAAGATCAAACGCATCAAGCCGATCCAAAGCCGGGAGCGGTCCGCCGCGTCCCTGCCGCCGGACCTGGTGGCCTTGGCCAAGTGGATCGCCGGGTACTACTGCTGCCCCCTGGGCATGACGTTCGCCAGCCTCCTCCCCGCCGCCGTCAAACGCGGCACGGGCGCCCAACAACGCACCCAAGTCCGTGCTCTCACCCCCAAATCCAAGCCGAGGGCTGAGCCAAGCGAAGGCCCGGATCCCGCTCCCCCCAAACTCACCATACTCCAACGTGCCGTCCTCGACGCCGCCCTAACCCATCAAGCAAGCGAAGGCTGGATCGACCCCAAGGACCTGGCCGACCTCGCCGGGGCCAAGTCGACCTCGCCCATCAAGCAGCTCCTGGACAAGGGCCTGCTCGAAACGCGTCAGCACGAACGCATCGTCTCGGACCTCGACCTGCGTGCCCAGCGAGCCGCTCCCAAAGCCGACCAGTCGCCGCCGCAGCTCACCCCCGCCCAGGCCACCGCCGTCGACCGCCTCGGGGCCGCGCTCCCCAGCGGCTTCAGCGTCCACGTCCTGCACGGCATCACCGGCTCGGGCAAGACCGAGGTTTACCTAAGGGCCATCGCGGCGTTGTTGACTTCGGACTTCGGATTTCGGAATTCGGAAGAAGACCCGGCTTCGGACCAAGCCAACGTAACGCCGTCGCCTGCGTCCCCTCCGAAATCCGAAATCCAAAATCCGAAATCCCCTCCCCCTGGCGTCATCGTCCTGGTGCCCGAGATCGCGCTGACCCCGCAAACGGTGGGCCGCTTCCTCGCCCGTTTCCCCGATGGCGAAGTGGCCGTGCTCCACTCGGGCCTCACCGCCGCGCAGCGCCACGCCCAGTGGCAACGCATCCGCGACGGCAAAGCCCGCGTCGTCGTCGGCGCACGCTCGGCCATCTTCGCCCCGCTCCCCCGCGTCGGCCTGATCATCGTCGACGAAGAGCACGAGTCGTCCTACAAGCAGGACCAGCTCCCCCGGTACCACGCCCGGGACGTAGCGATCAAGCGGGCCCAGCTCTCGGGATGTCCGGTGGTGCTGGGCAGCGCGACGCCGTCGTTGGAGAGTGCGTATAACGCGGGGATTGGGGGCTTGGAGGTTAGGGGCTTAGGAAAAGAAAAAACGGCGGGTGCGGAGACCAAGCCCCCAACA
Protein-coding regions in this window:
- the priA gene encoding replication restart helicase PriA, yielding MSPRPSENKLFNDDPSGAPPSEAVGYALVSLERSIDSADGGFTYAVPPELADLAVGDRVTVPLGRGNKPTGGIVVGLVETPDTKIKRIKPIQSRERSAASLPPDLVALAKWIAGYYCCPLGMTFASLLPAAVKRGTGAQQRTQVRALTPKSKPRAEPSEGPDPAPPKLTILQRAVLDAALTHQASEGWIDPKDLADLAGAKSTSPIKQLLDKGLLETRQHERIVSDLDLRAQRAAPKADQSPPQLTPAQATAVDRLGAALPSGFSVHVLHGITGSGKTEVYLRAIAALLTSDFGFRNSEEDPASDQANVTPSPASPPKSEIQNPKSPPPGVIVLVPEIALTPQTVGRFLARFPDGEVAVLHSGLTAAQRHAQWQRIRDGKARVVVGARSAIFAPLPRVGLIIVDEEHESSYKQDQLPRYHARDVAIKRAQLSGCPVVLGSATPSLESAYNAGIGGLEVRGLGKEKTAGAETKPPTSKPPTPKFHLIELPDRVPGAVLPKVEIVDLAQERQQRKGIHLLSHRLENALRNNLDAGGQAILLLNRRGYANYIACPDHRCGWMMRCNHCDVTMVYHRNAALPTGGVVRCHHCGAEQLLPQICPESGHKLTVFGLGTQRVEEELVRKFPEARLARMDADAMRTAKDYQTTLDAFARGDTDILLGTQMIAKGLDVANVRLVGVVSADTSLNFPDFRASERTFQLIAQVAGRAGRGEHRGSVIVQSFNPDDPAIQLAAQHDYVTFATQELKTRTETGLPPVGRMARIVLRDTADLANKKRAHQLAQVLHQANDQLNLGVRLRGPSVCPIARLADHHRQHIELIASPPQGATSIQKLLTALRNAGQLISDTHTAIDVDPVALL